A genomic window from Nicotiana sylvestris chromosome 11, ASM39365v2, whole genome shotgun sequence includes:
- the LOC104234179 gene encoding protein PTST homolog 2, chloroplastic-like isoform X2 — MVSVISTPTHFSIPPFFNTHLSFSPIPTIMFVITPAKKLHCRRNAAIFNQEMGFFRRFKLSKGRAEDSAYCWCRKGLGSEGEMELEEEILAFMEISENPNAFPTRKELEEAGRVDLVEAIKNRGGWFSFGWDSEDDDTCTMDVNEVETVEMDFDIEEFQRRVNSCQESDSLHGNEAHFPVSGSSSSSFGNSSQPTSSSGRSLEIVAEEDSGIEGILSRLEKERNSSLGIDLGKHGHSSHASSRDNIDDRSFGTTDAVLLCTAGEVALGKSSIEGKSEAAGDDLVNITGSRTEALRRWKNENHNEISTRLQHLELELSLTLHSLKSKSKELNLKEVLGSSPSDLQRLSDAWEFQENEFMNARERLRSIRAKLAVLEGKMTLAIIDAQKILEEKQERIDSASKALQILRTARIVWTNSASEVLLAGSFDGWTTQRKMEKSRGDVFSVSLKLYPGTYEIKFIVDGKWKIDPLRPTVHNNGHENNLLIIT; from the exons ATGGTTTCAGTCATTTCGACACCTACCCATTTTTCAATTCCTCCTTTTTTCAACACCCATTTGAGCTTTTCACCTATTCCTACTATAATGTTCGTTATAACCCCCGCAAAAAAACTTCACTGCCGCAGAAATGCTGCGATTTTTAACCAAGAAATGGGGTTCTTTCGGCGTTTTAAGCTTAGCAAGGGAAGAGCTGAGGATAGTGCATACTGCTGGTGTAGGAAAGGGCTAGGAAGTGAAGGGGAAATGGAGCTGGAAGAAGAGATTTTGGCTTTTATGGAGATATCTGAGAACCCAAATGCTTTTCCGACAAGGAAAGAGTTGGAAGAAGCTGGAAGAGTGGATTTGGTGGAGGCTATAAAGAATAGAGGAGGGTGGTTTTCTTTTGGTTGGGACTCCGAGGATGATGACACTTGCACTATGGACGTTAATGAAGTTGAGACTGTGGAAATGGATTTTGACATTGAGGAGTTTCAAAGGAGAGTCAACAGTTGTCAAGAAAGTGATTCATTACATGGGAATGAAGCTCATTTTCCTGTTTCGGGATCTTCTAGTTCTTCATTTGGGAATTCTTCTCAGCCCACCTCGTCCTCTGGTAGATCGTT GGAAATTGTAGCAGAGGAAGATAGCGGGATTGAAGGGATATTGAGTCGACTAGAGAAAGAGAGGAACTCGTCTCTTGGAATTGATCTGGGAAAACACGGACATAGTTCTCATGCTTCAAGTAGGGACAACATAGATGACAGAAGCTTTGGAACCACTGATGCAG TGCTGCTATGCACAGCTGGTGAGGTTGCTCTAGGTAAAAGTTCGATTGAAGGTAAGAGCGAAGCTGCAGGAGATGATCTAGTTAATATCACGGGGAGTAGAACCGAAGCTTTACGAAGATGGAAAAATGAAAACCACAACGAGATAAGCACCCGGCTTCAGCATTTAGAACTTGAGCTATCCTTGACACTGCACTCGTTGAAATCCAAAAGCAAGGAGTTAAATTTGAAGGAG GTTCTTGGAAGCTCTCCAAGTGATTTGCAAAGGCTTTCTGATGCATGGGAATTCCAGGAGAATGAATTCATGAATGCCCGGGAGAGATTGAGGTCGATACGTGCAAAGCTGGCTGTGCTTGAGGGGAAAATGACACTTGCGATAAT TGATGCACAGAAGATATTAGAAGAGAAGCAGGAGAGGATTGATAGTGCTAGTAAAGCTTTGCAGATTCTTCGTACTGCTCGCATTGTTTGGACCAACTCCGCCTCAGAGGTTCTTCTAGCAGGTTCTTTTGATGGATGGACAACTCAG AGAAAGATGGAAAAATCACGCGGGGATGTCTTTTCTGTAAGCCTAAAGCTGTATCCAGGCACATATGAG ATCAAGTTCATTGTTGACGGCAAATGGAAGATTGATCCTTTGAGGCCCACTGTTCACAACAACGGACATGAAAACAATCTTCTCATTATTACATAA
- the LOC104234179 gene encoding protein PTST homolog 2, chloroplastic-like isoform X1 — protein sequence MVSVISTPTHFSIPPFFNTHLSFSPIPTIMFVITPAKKLHCRRNAAIFNQEMGFFRRFKLSKGRAEDSAYCWCRKGLGSEGEMELEEEILAFMEISENPNAFPTRKELEEAGRVDLVEAIKNRGGWFSFGWDSEDDDTCTMDVNEVETVEMDFDIEEFQRRVNSCQESDSLHGNEAHFPVSGSSSSSFGNSSQPTSSSGRSLEIVAEEDSGIEGILSRLEKERNSSLGIDLGKHGHSSHASSRDNIDDRSFGTTDADCKLSSVLLCTAGEVALGKSSIEGKSEAAGDDLVNITGSRTEALRRWKNENHNEISTRLQHLELELSLTLHSLKSKSKELNLKEVLGSSPSDLQRLSDAWEFQENEFMNARERLRSIRAKLAVLEGKMTLAIIDAQKILEEKQERIDSASKALQILRTARIVWTNSASEVLLAGSFDGWTTQRKMEKSRGDVFSVSLKLYPGTYEIKFIVDGKWKIDPLRPTVHNNGHENNLLIIT from the exons ATGGTTTCAGTCATTTCGACACCTACCCATTTTTCAATTCCTCCTTTTTTCAACACCCATTTGAGCTTTTCACCTATTCCTACTATAATGTTCGTTATAACCCCCGCAAAAAAACTTCACTGCCGCAGAAATGCTGCGATTTTTAACCAAGAAATGGGGTTCTTTCGGCGTTTTAAGCTTAGCAAGGGAAGAGCTGAGGATAGTGCATACTGCTGGTGTAGGAAAGGGCTAGGAAGTGAAGGGGAAATGGAGCTGGAAGAAGAGATTTTGGCTTTTATGGAGATATCTGAGAACCCAAATGCTTTTCCGACAAGGAAAGAGTTGGAAGAAGCTGGAAGAGTGGATTTGGTGGAGGCTATAAAGAATAGAGGAGGGTGGTTTTCTTTTGGTTGGGACTCCGAGGATGATGACACTTGCACTATGGACGTTAATGAAGTTGAGACTGTGGAAATGGATTTTGACATTGAGGAGTTTCAAAGGAGAGTCAACAGTTGTCAAGAAAGTGATTCATTACATGGGAATGAAGCTCATTTTCCTGTTTCGGGATCTTCTAGTTCTTCATTTGGGAATTCTTCTCAGCCCACCTCGTCCTCTGGTAGATCGTT GGAAATTGTAGCAGAGGAAGATAGCGGGATTGAAGGGATATTGAGTCGACTAGAGAAAGAGAGGAACTCGTCTCTTGGAATTGATCTGGGAAAACACGGACATAGTTCTCATGCTTCAAGTAGGGACAACATAGATGACAGAAGCTTTGGAACCACTGATGCAG ATTGTAAACTCTCTTCAGTGCTGCTATGCACAGCTGGTGAGGTTGCTCTAGGTAAAAGTTCGATTGAAGGTAAGAGCGAAGCTGCAGGAGATGATCTAGTTAATATCACGGGGAGTAGAACCGAAGCTTTACGAAGATGGAAAAATGAAAACCACAACGAGATAAGCACCCGGCTTCAGCATTTAGAACTTGAGCTATCCTTGACACTGCACTCGTTGAAATCCAAAAGCAAGGAGTTAAATTTGAAGGAG GTTCTTGGAAGCTCTCCAAGTGATTTGCAAAGGCTTTCTGATGCATGGGAATTCCAGGAGAATGAATTCATGAATGCCCGGGAGAGATTGAGGTCGATACGTGCAAAGCTGGCTGTGCTTGAGGGGAAAATGACACTTGCGATAAT TGATGCACAGAAGATATTAGAAGAGAAGCAGGAGAGGATTGATAGTGCTAGTAAAGCTTTGCAGATTCTTCGTACTGCTCGCATTGTTTGGACCAACTCCGCCTCAGAGGTTCTTCTAGCAGGTTCTTTTGATGGATGGACAACTCAG AGAAAGATGGAAAAATCACGCGGGGATGTCTTTTCTGTAAGCCTAAAGCTGTATCCAGGCACATATGAG ATCAAGTTCATTGTTGACGGCAAATGGAAGATTGATCCTTTGAGGCCCACTGTTCACAACAACGGACATGAAAACAATCTTCTCATTATTACATAA
- the LOC104234179 gene encoding protein PTST homolog 2, chloroplastic-like isoform X3 has protein sequence MVSVISTPTHFSIPPFFNTHLSFSPIPTIMFVITPAKKLHCRRNAAIFNQEMGFFRRFKLSKGRAEDSAYCWCRKGLGSEGEMELEEEILAFMEISENPNAFPTRKELEEAGRVDLVEAIKNRGGWFSFGWDSEDDDTCTMDVNEVETVEMDFDIEEFQRRVNSCQESDSLHGNEAHFPVSGSSSSSFGNSSQPTSSSGRSLEIVAEEDSGIEGILSRLEKERNSSLGIDLGKHGHSSHASSRDNIDDRSFGTTDAAGEVALGKSSIEGKSEAAGDDLVNITGSRTEALRRWKNENHNEISTRLQHLELELSLTLHSLKSKSKELNLKEVLGSSPSDLQRLSDAWEFQENEFMNARERLRSIRAKLAVLEGKMTLAIIDAQKILEEKQERIDSASKALQILRTARIVWTNSASEVLLAGSFDGWTTQRKMEKSRGDVFSVSLKLYPGTYEIKFIVDGKWKIDPLRPTVHNNGHENNLLIIT, from the exons ATGGTTTCAGTCATTTCGACACCTACCCATTTTTCAATTCCTCCTTTTTTCAACACCCATTTGAGCTTTTCACCTATTCCTACTATAATGTTCGTTATAACCCCCGCAAAAAAACTTCACTGCCGCAGAAATGCTGCGATTTTTAACCAAGAAATGGGGTTCTTTCGGCGTTTTAAGCTTAGCAAGGGAAGAGCTGAGGATAGTGCATACTGCTGGTGTAGGAAAGGGCTAGGAAGTGAAGGGGAAATGGAGCTGGAAGAAGAGATTTTGGCTTTTATGGAGATATCTGAGAACCCAAATGCTTTTCCGACAAGGAAAGAGTTGGAAGAAGCTGGAAGAGTGGATTTGGTGGAGGCTATAAAGAATAGAGGAGGGTGGTTTTCTTTTGGTTGGGACTCCGAGGATGATGACACTTGCACTATGGACGTTAATGAAGTTGAGACTGTGGAAATGGATTTTGACATTGAGGAGTTTCAAAGGAGAGTCAACAGTTGTCAAGAAAGTGATTCATTACATGGGAATGAAGCTCATTTTCCTGTTTCGGGATCTTCTAGTTCTTCATTTGGGAATTCTTCTCAGCCCACCTCGTCCTCTGGTAGATCGTT GGAAATTGTAGCAGAGGAAGATAGCGGGATTGAAGGGATATTGAGTCGACTAGAGAAAGAGAGGAACTCGTCTCTTGGAATTGATCTGGGAAAACACGGACATAGTTCTCATGCTTCAAGTAGGGACAACATAGATGACAGAAGCTTTGGAACCACTGATGCAG CTGGTGAGGTTGCTCTAGGTAAAAGTTCGATTGAAGGTAAGAGCGAAGCTGCAGGAGATGATCTAGTTAATATCACGGGGAGTAGAACCGAAGCTTTACGAAGATGGAAAAATGAAAACCACAACGAGATAAGCACCCGGCTTCAGCATTTAGAACTTGAGCTATCCTTGACACTGCACTCGTTGAAATCCAAAAGCAAGGAGTTAAATTTGAAGGAG GTTCTTGGAAGCTCTCCAAGTGATTTGCAAAGGCTTTCTGATGCATGGGAATTCCAGGAGAATGAATTCATGAATGCCCGGGAGAGATTGAGGTCGATACGTGCAAAGCTGGCTGTGCTTGAGGGGAAAATGACACTTGCGATAAT TGATGCACAGAAGATATTAGAAGAGAAGCAGGAGAGGATTGATAGTGCTAGTAAAGCTTTGCAGATTCTTCGTACTGCTCGCATTGTTTGGACCAACTCCGCCTCAGAGGTTCTTCTAGCAGGTTCTTTTGATGGATGGACAACTCAG AGAAAGATGGAAAAATCACGCGGGGATGTCTTTTCTGTAAGCCTAAAGCTGTATCCAGGCACATATGAG ATCAAGTTCATTGTTGACGGCAAATGGAAGATTGATCCTTTGAGGCCCACTGTTCACAACAACGGACATGAAAACAATCTTCTCATTATTACATAA